The window TTGAACCCGCGCATGGTGGATTCACAATCCACTGCCTTGATCCACTTGGCTACATCCGCCCCTTATCCAGCTAAAGGATTTTCTCTTTTTTCCATTCATTATTATTCTATTTATTCTGAC is drawn from Zea mays chloroplast, complete genome and contains these coding sequences:
- a CDS encoding hypothetical protein (ORF75); this translates as MENCIFGICNNAMGERRELNPRMVDSQSTALIHLATSAPYPAKGFSLFSIHYYSIYSDLHTSIEIVDIGCHSLK